Proteins from a single region of Antechinus flavipes isolate AdamAnt ecotype Samford, QLD, Australia chromosome 2, AdamAnt_v2, whole genome shotgun sequence:
- the FCF1 gene encoding rRNA-processing protein FCF1 homolog isoform X2, translated as MKRMLSLRDERLKEKDRLKPKKKEKKDPSALKEREVPQHPSCLFFQYNTQLGPPYYILVDTNFINFSIKAKLDLVQSMMDCLYAKCIPCITDCVMAEIEKLGQKYRVALRIAKDPRFERLPCSHKGTYADDCLVQRVTQHKCYIVATVDRDLKRRIRKIPGVPIMYISNHRYNIERMPDDYGAPRL; from the exons ATGAAGCGAATGCTTAGTTTACGAGATGAAAGATT aaaagaaaaggatagattaaaaccaaaaaaaaaagagaagaaagatccCAGTGCTCTCAAAGAAAGAGAAGT TCCCCAGCACCCATCCTGCTTATTCTTCCAATATAATACACAATTGGGACCCCCTTACTACATCTTGGTTGATACCAACTTTATCAATTTCTCCATCAAGGCCAAGTTGGACTTAGTGCAGTCAATGATGGATTGTCTGTATGCCAAAT gCATTCCTTGCATTACTGACTGTGTAATGGCTGAAATTGAAAAACTGGGACAGAAGTACCGAGTAGCCCTGAG GATTGCCAAGGACCCACGATTTGAACGGTTACCATGCTCACACAAAGGAACATATGCAGATGATTGCTTAGTCCAAAGGGTCACACAG CACAAGTGTTACATTGTGGCTACAGTCGATCGAGATCTTAAGCGAAGAATCCGGAAGATTCCTGGAGTTCCCATCATGTACATTTCTAACCATAG
- the FCF1 gene encoding rRNA-processing protein FCF1 homolog isoform X1, giving the protein MGKQKKTRKYATMKRMLSLRDERLKEKDRLKPKKKEKKDPSALKEREVPQHPSCLFFQYNTQLGPPYYILVDTNFINFSIKAKLDLVQSMMDCLYAKCIPCITDCVMAEIEKLGQKYRVALRIAKDPRFERLPCSHKGTYADDCLVQRVTQHKCYIVATVDRDLKRRIRKIPGVPIMYISNHRYNIERMPDDYGAPRL; this is encoded by the exons ATG gggaaacaaaagaaaacgaGGAAATACGCGACCATGAAGCGAATGCTTAGTTTACGAGATGAAAGATT aaaagaaaaggatagattaaaaccaaaaaaaaaagagaagaaagatccCAGTGCTCTCAAAGAAAGAGAAGT TCCCCAGCACCCATCCTGCTTATTCTTCCAATATAATACACAATTGGGACCCCCTTACTACATCTTGGTTGATACCAACTTTATCAATTTCTCCATCAAGGCCAAGTTGGACTTAGTGCAGTCAATGATGGATTGTCTGTATGCCAAAT gCATTCCTTGCATTACTGACTGTGTAATGGCTGAAATTGAAAAACTGGGACAGAAGTACCGAGTAGCCCTGAG GATTGCCAAGGACCCACGATTTGAACGGTTACCATGCTCACACAAAGGAACATATGCAGATGATTGCTTAGTCCAAAGGGTCACACAG CACAAGTGTTACATTGTGGCTACAGTCGATCGAGATCTTAAGCGAAGAATCCGGAAGATTCCTGGAGTTCCCATCATGTACATTTCTAACCATAG